A genomic region of Photobacterium swingsii contains the following coding sequences:
- the hemG gene encoding menaquinone-dependent protoporphyrinogen IX dehydrogenase, with the protein MEQVLLLHSSTDGQTIKILDYIKRELGQDCECTLQDLNSLPDIEWQKYDRVLIGAAVRYGHLSKKLYQFIEKNLQALEQHKVAFFCVNLTARKEGKNTPETSAYMKKFLVKSPWCPSLQAVFAGALRYPRYNLFDRTMIQFIMRITGGETDTSKEVEYTDWDAVARFAVAFKQF; encoded by the coding sequence GTGGAACAGGTTTTATTACTGCATTCGAGCACGGATGGTCAGACGATTAAGATCCTTGACTATATAAAGAGGGAATTGGGGCAAGATTGCGAATGTACGCTGCAAGACCTCAATAGCTTGCCTGACATTGAGTGGCAAAAATACGATCGTGTCTTAATCGGTGCGGCTGTTCGATATGGTCACTTAAGCAAGAAGCTTTATCAGTTTATTGAAAAGAACCTTCAGGCATTAGAACAACATAAGGTCGCTTTCTTCTGTGTAAATCTGACGGCACGTAAAGAAGGGAAGAATACCCCTGAAACGAGCGCTTACATGAAGAAGTTCTTAGTGAAGTCGCCTTGGTGCCCAAGCTTACAAGCTGTATTTGCAGGGGCGCTACGTTATCCGCGCTATAACTTGTTTGATCGCACCATGATTCAGTTCATTATGCGTATTACGGGTGGTGAGACGGATACCAGTAAAGAAGTGGAATACACAGATTGGGACGCTGTTGCCCGGTTTGCAGTGGCTTTTAAGCAGTTTTAG